In the Piscinibacter sp. XHJ-5 genome, one interval contains:
- a CDS encoding AraC family transcriptional regulator, with protein sequence MKAVDHHHCRVIGSPWAGVYCTGIDSGRHYGRHWHATFGVGLVEQGAHRSASGRGTVDAYAGDLVTTNPGEVHDGRPLGGPSRRWRIVCMDPEVMAAMSGCADAGLEITRPVLRDPALGRSLQRLFARLEAWSSHRAETMACEESLVDVCGLLLERHTTRAAPAQAVRGDVQRARQRLADDLQQAPTLAELAAMSGLSRYQLLRRFEQAYGLPPHAWLLAQRAEKARSLIRGGTSLSMAAASSGFADQSHMTRIFVRQFGFTPGAFRHASRRPQ encoded by the coding sequence ATGAAGGCCGTAGACCACCACCATTGCCGCGTCATCGGCTCGCCGTGGGCCGGCGTGTACTGCACCGGCATCGACAGCGGCCGCCATTACGGCCGTCATTGGCATGCCACCTTCGGCGTCGGCCTGGTCGAGCAGGGCGCGCACCGATCGGCCAGCGGACGAGGAACGGTCGATGCGTACGCGGGCGACCTCGTCACCACCAATCCCGGCGAAGTGCACGACGGACGTCCCCTCGGCGGACCGTCGCGGCGCTGGCGCATCGTGTGCATGGATCCGGAAGTGATGGCGGCGATGAGCGGGTGCGCCGATGCCGGTCTGGAGATCACCCGGCCGGTCTTGCGCGACCCCGCGCTCGGCCGTTCGCTGCAGCGCCTCTTCGCGCGGCTCGAAGCCTGGAGCTCACACCGAGCCGAGACGATGGCCTGCGAGGAGTCGCTGGTCGATGTCTGCGGCCTGCTGCTCGAAAGGCACACGACGCGGGCCGCACCGGCGCAAGCGGTCCGCGGCGACGTGCAGCGCGCGCGCCAGCGCCTCGCCGACGACCTGCAGCAGGCGCCGACGCTGGCCGAGCTGGCGGCGATGTCGGGCCTCAGCAGATACCAGCTGCTGCGCCGGTTCGAGCAGGCCTACGGACTGCCGCCGCATGCCTGGCTCCTCGCGCAGCGGGCCGAGAAGGCGCGCAGCCTCATTCGCGGCGGCACCAGCCTGTCGATGGCGGCCGCGTCGAGCGGCTTCGCCGATCAGAGCCACATGACGCGGATCTTCGTGCGGCAGTTCGGCTTCACGCCGGGCGCGTTTCGCCACGCATCCCGGCGGCCGCAATAA
- a CDS encoding BPSS1780 family membrane protein encodes MDEMTTRPAGEPRNVEAGRGTGWWTEGWALFTKNAGLWIVLGLILLVVFVVLSFIPFIGWLATSLLAPVFIGSWMLAARKVEGGGTLEVGDLFLAFKGEQMTQLLVVGALLLAGTFVIALVVGMLGFGAAAGMMAGDHSGSAGGMMAAAGAGMLAFLVMMALGVLVAMAFWFAPALVVFRNVAPVDAMKSSFAACLKNIVPMLVYGVLYILAAIVASIPFGLGWIVLVPLVLLTIYVSYKDIYGA; translated from the coding sequence ATGGACGAGATGACGACCAGGCCGGCGGGCGAGCCCCGCAACGTGGAGGCCGGCCGCGGGACCGGCTGGTGGACCGAAGGATGGGCGCTGTTCACGAAGAATGCGGGCCTGTGGATCGTGCTGGGGCTGATCCTCCTCGTGGTCTTCGTCGTGCTCAGCTTCATACCCTTCATCGGCTGGCTGGCGACCTCGCTGCTCGCGCCGGTGTTCATCGGCAGCTGGATGCTGGCCGCGCGCAAGGTCGAGGGAGGGGGCACGCTGGAGGTCGGCGACCTGTTCCTGGCGTTCAAGGGCGAGCAGATGACGCAGCTGCTGGTGGTGGGCGCGCTGCTGCTGGCCGGCACCTTCGTCATCGCGCTGGTCGTCGGCATGCTGGGCTTCGGCGCGGCAGCCGGAATGATGGCCGGCGATCACTCGGGCAGCGCCGGCGGCATGATGGCCGCGGCGGGCGCCGGCATGCTGGCCTTCCTGGTGATGATGGCGCTCGGCGTGCTCGTCGCAATGGCGTTCTGGTTCGCGCCGGCGCTGGTGGTGTTCCGCAACGTCGCGCCCGTCGACGCGATGAAGTCGAGCTTTGCTGCCTGCCTGAAGAACATCGTGCCGATGCTGGTGTACGGCGTGCTCTACATCCTGGCCGCCATCGTCGCGTCGATCCCGTTCGGCCTCGGCTGGATCGTGCTGGTGCCGCTGGTGCTGCTCACGATCTACGTGTCGTACAAGGACATCTACGGTGCCTAG
- a CDS encoding methyltransferase domain-containing protein produces the protein MSSTYIHGYDARESERLQDQAGTLADLLHADTSYPAGSTVLEAGCGIGAQTITLARLSPQARFTAIDISADSLAQAQRRIEAHGITNVEFRQADIFALPFDAAAFDHVFVCFVLEHLPQPLQALALLRRVLKPGGTITVIEGDHGSTSFHPDSADAHAAIRCQVQLQQQAGGNALIGRQLYPLLMQSRFDRVCVSPRMVYVDASRPDRVDGFTRKTFAAMVEAVREPAIAAGLIEPDRFDAGVRALHRTTQSDGVFCYTFFKAVGVRPSSD, from the coding sequence ATGAGCTCCACGTACATCCACGGCTACGACGCGCGCGAGAGCGAGCGGCTGCAGGACCAGGCCGGCACGCTGGCCGACCTGCTGCACGCGGACACCTCCTATCCCGCGGGGAGCACGGTGCTCGAAGCCGGCTGCGGCATCGGCGCGCAGACGATCACGCTGGCCCGACTCAGCCCCCAGGCGCGCTTCACCGCGATCGACATCTCGGCCGACTCGCTGGCGCAGGCCCAACGGAGGATCGAAGCGCACGGCATCACGAACGTCGAATTCCGCCAGGCCGACATCTTCGCCCTGCCGTTCGACGCCGCAGCGTTCGACCATGTCTTCGTCTGCTTCGTGCTTGAGCACCTGCCGCAACCGCTGCAGGCGCTGGCGCTGTTGCGCCGGGTGCTCAAGCCGGGCGGCACGATCACCGTCATCGAAGGCGACCACGGATCGACGAGCTTCCATCCCGACAGCGCCGACGCCCATGCCGCCATCCGCTGCCAGGTGCAGCTGCAGCAGCAGGCCGGCGGCAACGCGCTGATCGGACGTCAGCTCTACCCGCTGCTGATGCAATCGCGATTCGACCGGGTCTGCGTGTCGCCGCGCATGGTGTATGTCGACGCGAGCCGTCCGGACCGGGTGGACGGCTTCACGCGCAAGACCTTTGCCGCCATGGTCGAGGCGGTCCGCGAGCCGGCGATCGCGGCCGGCCTGATCGAGCCGGATCGTTTCGACGCGGGCGTGCGGGCGCTGCATCGCACCACGCAGAGCGACGGCGTCTTCTGCTACACGTTCTTCAAGGCCGTGGGCGTCAGGCCGAGCAGCGACTGA
- a CDS encoding phosphoglycerate dehydrogenase — protein sequence MDRLSHFNVLVLNQISPNGLKRLPSERYTVGKDVPHPDAVLVRSADLHAMDIPGSVSAIARAGAGTNNIPVKAMSQRGVPVFNAPGANANAVKELVLTGMLLAARNVPQALRFVGGLDSADPDMDRAVEEGKKAFAGYELAGQTLGVVGLGKVGCLVADAAIKLGMNVLGHDPEITVDAAWSLPAQVKKALSVSEVLRSANFVSLHVPLVDATRHLVNADNIGLTRPGTVLLNFSRDGVVDDAAVLSALDRRHLGWYVCDFPSPAIVRHERVIALPHLGASTREAEENCALMVVDQLRDYLEHGNVANAVNFPSVAMARESAYRVAIANANVPNMVGQISTAMARAGLNIHNMVNKSRGDVAYTLVDVDSPISANVLSDIQAIEGVLAVRYLPLAD from the coding sequence ATGGATCGGCTGTCGCATTTCAACGTGCTGGTGCTGAACCAGATCTCGCCGAACGGCCTCAAGCGGCTGCCGTCCGAGCGCTACACCGTGGGCAAGGACGTGCCGCATCCCGACGCGGTGCTGGTGCGCTCGGCCGACCTGCATGCGATGGACATCCCGGGCAGCGTCAGCGCCATCGCTCGCGCCGGCGCGGGCACGAACAACATCCCGGTCAAGGCGATGAGCCAGCGCGGCGTCCCGGTGTTCAACGCACCCGGCGCGAACGCCAACGCGGTGAAGGAGCTGGTGCTCACCGGCATGCTGCTGGCGGCACGCAACGTGCCACAGGCGCTGCGCTTCGTCGGCGGCCTGGACAGCGCCGACCCCGACATGGACCGCGCCGTCGAGGAAGGCAAGAAAGCCTTCGCCGGCTACGAGCTGGCCGGCCAGACGCTGGGCGTCGTCGGCCTCGGCAAGGTCGGCTGCCTGGTGGCCGACGCGGCCATCAAGCTCGGCATGAACGTGCTCGGCCACGATCCCGAGATCACCGTCGATGCGGCGTGGAGCCTGCCGGCGCAGGTGAAGAAGGCGCTCAGCGTGTCCGAGGTGCTGCGCAGCGCCAACTTCGTCAGCCTGCATGTGCCGCTGGTCGACGCCACCCGCCACCTGGTCAATGCCGACAACATCGGCCTGACGCGGCCCGGCACCGTGCTGCTCAACTTCTCGCGCGACGGCGTGGTCGACGATGCGGCCGTGCTGTCGGCGCTGGACCGGCGGCACCTCGGCTGGTACGTCTGCGACTTCCCCAGCCCGGCCATCGTGCGGCACGAGCGTGTCATCGCGCTGCCGCACCTGGGCGCGTCCACGCGCGAGGCGGAGGAGAACTGCGCCCTGATGGTGGTCGACCAGCTGCGCGACTACCTCGAGCACGGCAACGTGGCCAACGCGGTCAACTTCCCGTCGGTGGCCATGGCGCGCGAGTCGGCCTACCGCGTGGCCATCGCCAATGCGAACGTGCCCAACATGGTCGGCCAGATCTCCACCGCGATGGCACGCGCCGGCCTCAACATCCACAACATGGTCAACAAGTCGCGCGGCGACGTGGCCTACACGCTGGTCGATGTGGACAGTCCCATTTCGGCCAACGTGCTGAGCGACATCCAGGCGATCGAGGGGGTGCTGGCGGTTCGGTACCTGCCGCTGGCGGACTGA
- a CDS encoding BON domain-containing protein, with protein MKNLLASMMAAVFLALVGCAGPLGGMDTQRSTGQAIDDVTIGTKLKAALAADPDLSALKINVDTTQGAVRLKGEVKSLALRRKAEDLARKIEGVKSVDNQLIVTG; from the coding sequence ATGAAAAACTTGCTCGCTTCGATGATGGCAGCGGTATTTCTGGCGCTCGTCGGCTGCGCCGGCCCGCTGGGCGGCATGGACACCCAGCGCTCCACGGGTCAGGCGATCGACGACGTGACGATAGGCACCAAGCTGAAAGCCGCGCTGGCGGCCGATCCGGACCTGAGCGCCCTCAAGATCAATGTCGACACCACCCAGGGCGCCGTGCGGCTCAAGGGCGAGGTGAAGTCGCTCGCGCTGCGGCGCAAGGCCGAGGACCTGGCGCGCAAGATCGAAGGCGTGAAGTCGGTCGACAACCAGCTCATCGTCACCGGCTGA
- a CDS encoding iron ABC transporter permease — protein sequence MTLIATAPPPEPTAAIRPQPRWLTGLAVLAALLVAAPVLSVGSNVFSGGTAGTWSHLASTVLPDYVITTLWLCLGVGVGAAMLGVGAAWLVTHFEFPLRSTFEWALVLPLAMPAYVMAYAYTDLLQFAGPVQGGLRAAFGWSRADYWFPDVRTTGGAMLMFAGVLYPYVYMLTRAALLERGAGMLEASRSLGLTPWQSFVRVTLPMARPAIIGGVTLALMETLADYGTVSYFAVQTFTTGIYRAWFSLGDRVAAAQLSMCLLGFVVLVLALERASRGRARFHSPGMRRHVPRGTPLRGARAMLAIAGCLLPLLIGFVVPGAVLLRMAINEGDAQFGPRFVELARNSFSVSALTALLAVLLALLVAYARRLDPRPLTRIAHAAAGMGYALPGSVIAVGLLIPLAQMDNALALWLREHLGWSTGLLLTGGVSALVYAYLVRFLTAALQTVDSSLHRVTPHMDDAARSLGLTPPQTLQRVHLPLLRRGLLTAGLLVFIDVMKELPATLVVRPFNFDTLATQAYTLASDERLAEASTAAVCIVAVGLLPMIVLCRQIAKERN from the coding sequence ATGACGCTCATCGCCACCGCCCCGCCCCCCGAACCGACCGCCGCGATCCGGCCCCAGCCGCGCTGGCTCACGGGGCTGGCGGTGCTGGCGGCGCTGCTGGTGGCCGCCCCGGTGCTGTCGGTGGGCAGCAATGTCTTCAGCGGCGGCACCGCGGGCACCTGGTCGCATCTCGCGTCCACCGTGCTGCCCGACTACGTCATCACGACGCTGTGGCTGTGCCTGGGCGTCGGCGTGGGCGCGGCGATGCTCGGTGTCGGCGCGGCATGGCTGGTCACGCATTTCGAATTCCCGCTGCGCTCCACGTTCGAATGGGCCCTGGTGCTGCCGCTGGCGATGCCGGCCTACGTGATGGCCTACGCCTACACGGACCTGCTGCAGTTCGCCGGTCCGGTGCAGGGCGGGCTGCGTGCGGCTTTCGGCTGGTCGCGCGCCGACTACTGGTTCCCCGACGTGCGCACCACCGGCGGCGCCATGCTGATGTTCGCCGGCGTGCTCTACCCCTACGTCTACATGCTGACGCGCGCCGCACTGCTCGAACGCGGCGCCGGCATGCTGGAAGCCAGCCGCTCGCTGGGCCTCACGCCGTGGCAGAGCTTCGTGCGCGTGACCTTGCCGATGGCGCGGCCCGCGATCATCGGCGGCGTGACGCTGGCGCTGATGGAGACGCTGGCCGACTACGGCACGGTGTCGTACTTCGCGGTGCAGACCTTCACCACCGGCATCTACCGCGCCTGGTTCTCGCTCGGCGACCGCGTGGCAGCCGCGCAGCTGTCGATGTGCCTGCTGGGCTTCGTCGTGCTCGTGCTGGCCCTCGAGCGCGCATCGCGCGGGCGTGCGCGTTTCCACAGTCCGGGGATGCGGCGACATGTGCCGCGCGGCACGCCGCTGCGGGGCGCGCGGGCCATGCTGGCGATCGCCGGCTGCCTGCTGCCGCTGCTGATCGGCTTCGTCGTGCCCGGCGCGGTACTGCTGCGCATGGCGATCAACGAAGGCGACGCCCAGTTCGGCCCCCGCTTCGTCGAGCTCGCGCGCAACAGCTTCTCGGTGTCGGCCCTGACGGCGCTGCTTGCCGTGCTGCTCGCGCTGCTGGTGGCGTATGCGCGGCGGCTCGATCCACGGCCGCTGACCCGCATCGCACACGCCGCGGCCGGCATGGGCTATGCACTGCCCGGCTCGGTGATCGCGGTGGGGCTGCTGATTCCCCTCGCGCAAATGGACAACGCGCTGGCGCTGTGGCTGCGCGAGCATCTGGGCTGGAGCACCGGGCTGCTGCTCACCGGCGGCGTCAGCGCGCTGGTGTATGCCTACCTGGTCCGCTTTCTCACCGCTGCGCTGCAGACCGTGGATTCGTCGCTGCACCGCGTGACCCCGCACATGGACGACGCAGCCCGCAGCCTCGGCCTGACGCCGCCGCAGACCCTCCAGCGCGTGCACCTGCCGCTGCTGCGGCGCGGCCTGCTGACGGCCGGCCTGCTGGTGTTCATCGACGTCATGAAGGAGCTGCCGGCGACCCTGGTGGTGCGGCCGTTCAACTTCGACACCCTGGCGACGCAGGCCTACACGCTGGCCTCGGACGAACGCCTCGCCGAAGCGTCGACGGCCGCGGTCTGCATCGTGGCCGTCGGATTGCTGCCGATGATCGTGCTGTGCCGCCAGATCGCCAAGGAGCGGAACTGA
- a CDS encoding GNAT family N-acetyltransferase yields MDIAIREITADTVRAVCDLVAEPPGFVAPNAVSIAQAHFAPEAWFRAVYAGNEPVGFVMLEDSSQAKAPPPELKVVLWRFMIDARHKRKGYGRAALRLVIDDVRRRHPNLRSLHTSCVPGPGTPRPFYESLGFVFTGEMDGIEEVLALPLDSPR; encoded by the coding sequence ATGGACATCGCCATTCGCGAGATCACCGCCGATACCGTTCGCGCGGTCTGTGACCTGGTCGCCGAGCCGCCCGGCTTCGTGGCGCCGAACGCGGTCTCGATCGCGCAGGCGCATTTCGCGCCCGAAGCCTGGTTCCGCGCGGTCTATGCCGGCAACGAGCCGGTGGGGTTCGTGATGCTGGAAGACAGCTCGCAGGCGAAGGCGCCGCCGCCCGAGCTCAAGGTGGTGCTGTGGCGCTTCATGATCGACGCCAGGCACAAGCGCAAGGGGTACGGCCGCGCGGCGCTGCGGCTGGTGATCGACGACGTCCGTCGGCGCCATCCCAATCTACGAAGCTTGCACACGTCGTGCGTCCCGGGCCCCGGCACACCCCGGCCCTTCTACGAATCGCTCGGCTTCGTGTTCACGGGCGAGATGGACGGCATCGAGGAGGTGCTGGCCCTGCCTCTGGACTCGCCGCGCTGA
- a CDS encoding ABC transporter ATP-binding protein — protein MTTHAAPVLRLDGIQHRYGPRSTVDSLSLSLEAGTICCLLGPSGCGKTTVLRCIGGFERVADGQIRIDGALVSSRQVHVPPEQRRIGMVFQDYALFPHLDVARNVGFGLRGATSDGERVRQLLDTVGLASAAHRYPHELSGGQQQRVALARALAPRPRLLLLDEPFSNLDVELREQLAAEVRSILKQSGTTAVFVTHDQHEAFAIADEIAVMAEGRIQQIDTAYNLYHRPGNRFVADFIGQGVFVDGTVLAPNRLRIEIGEVLRDEAIRFAHDASPVAPGSRIDLLLRPDDVVHDDASPVRAKVLHKAFRGAEILYTLELDSGARVLSMVPSHHNHLINEAIGIRLELDHMIAFPKA, from the coding sequence ATGACGACCCACGCCGCGCCGGTCCTTCGCCTCGACGGCATCCAACACCGCTACGGCCCGCGCAGCACCGTCGACAGCCTCAGCCTGTCGCTCGAAGCGGGCACGATCTGCTGCCTGCTCGGTCCTTCGGGTTGCGGCAAGACCACGGTGCTGCGCTGCATCGGCGGCTTCGAGCGTGTCGCCGACGGCCAGATCCGCATCGACGGTGCCCTGGTGAGCAGCCGCCAGGTGCATGTGCCGCCGGAGCAGCGGCGCATCGGCATGGTGTTCCAGGACTACGCGCTGTTCCCGCACCTGGACGTCGCCCGCAACGTGGGCTTCGGGCTGCGCGGCGCCACCAGCGACGGCGAGCGCGTGCGGCAGCTGCTCGACACCGTGGGCCTGGCGTCGGCGGCGCACCGCTATCCGCACGAGCTGTCGGGCGGACAGCAGCAACGCGTCGCGCTGGCTCGCGCGCTGGCGCCGCGGCCGCGGCTGCTGCTGCTCGACGAGCCGTTCTCCAACCTCGACGTCGAGCTGCGCGAGCAACTGGCCGCCGAGGTGCGCTCCATCCTCAAGCAGAGCGGGACGACGGCGGTTTTCGTCACCCATGACCAGCACGAGGCCTTCGCGATTGCCGACGAGATCGCCGTGATGGCCGAAGGCCGCATCCAGCAGATCGATACCGCCTACAACCTGTACCACCGCCCGGGCAACCGCTTCGTCGCCGACTTCATCGGGCAGGGAGTGTTCGTCGACGGCACGGTGCTGGCACCCAACCGCCTGCGCATCGAGATCGGCGAAGTGTTGCGCGACGAGGCGATCCGCTTCGCACACGACGCCTCCCCGGTCGCGCCCGGAAGCCGCATCGACCTGCTGCTGCGGCCCGACGACGTGGTGCACGACGATGCGAGCCCCGTGCGCGCGAAGGTGCTGCACAAGGCGTTCCGCGGCGCGGAGATCCTGTACACGCTCGAGCTCGACAGCGGCGCGCGGGTGCTGTCGATGGTGCCTTCGCACCACAATCACCTGATCAACGAAGCGATCGGGATCCGGCTGGAGCTGGATCACATGATCGCGTTTCCGAAGGCCTAG
- a CDS encoding PHB depolymerase family esterase translates to MFDWLILRARALRHWFFARLRIRRGRWRRGRIRLPGLRFLPRHFAVRTWRYGLYVPGGLKDGHSAPLIVVLHGCKQRALRFAQAAGWTDFADTARVRLLCPDQRRIANLYRCWNWFHPLAQRGQGELSVVNAMIDEVSRQVRVDDGAVAAVGISAGGALAALLAFHCPGRFRAVATVAAPPLLGAFSVHNPHGVMKHGVSLDPLLALGTRRDACAPLAIIHGNDDEVVHPRCAEQLQAQAVESFRRVGRSLASDAVVAASSGASVTDFRADGQLLVRRIDVPGLAHAWTGGPGGHAYCEPSGAPLTALCAQFLRDVGMLA, encoded by the coding sequence ATGTTCGACTGGCTCATCCTCCGCGCCCGCGCGCTGCGCCATTGGTTCTTCGCACGGCTGCGCATCCGGCGCGGCCGGTGGCGGCGCGGCCGCATCAGACTGCCCGGCCTGCGATTCCTGCCCCGACACTTTGCGGTTCGCACCTGGCGCTACGGCCTTTACGTGCCCGGCGGCCTGAAGGACGGGCACAGCGCGCCGCTCATCGTCGTGCTGCACGGCTGCAAGCAGCGTGCGCTGCGCTTCGCGCAGGCGGCGGGCTGGACGGACTTCGCGGACACGGCCCGGGTGCGGCTGCTGTGCCCCGATCAGCGCCGGATCGCCAACCTGTACCGCTGCTGGAACTGGTTCCATCCCCTCGCGCAACGCGGTCAGGGGGAGCTGTCGGTGGTGAACGCGATGATCGACGAGGTCTCGCGGCAGGTGCGGGTCGACGATGGCGCCGTCGCCGCGGTGGGCATCTCGGCCGGCGGCGCTCTCGCGGCCCTGCTCGCCTTCCATTGCCCCGGCCGCTTCAGGGCGGTCGCGACCGTCGCGGCGCCGCCCCTGCTGGGCGCCTTCAGCGTGCACAACCCGCACGGCGTGATGAAGCATGGCGTGTCCCTCGATCCGCTGCTCGCCCTGGGCACGCGGCGCGATGCCTGCGCGCCATTGGCCATCATTCACGGCAACGACGACGAGGTGGTGCACCCGCGCTGCGCCGAGCAGCTGCAGGCGCAGGCCGTCGAATCCTTTCGCCGCGTCGGACGCAGCCTTGCGTCCGACGCGGTGGTGGCCGCGTCGTCGGGCGCGTCCGTCACCGACTTCCGCGCCGACGGCCAGCTGCTGGTGCGTCGCATCGACGTCCCCGGCCTGGCCCACGCGTGGACCGGCGGGCCGGGCGGCCACGCCTACTGCGAGCCCAGCGGTGCGCCGCTCACCGCGCTGTGCGCGCAGTTCCTGCGCGACGTGGGGATGCTGGCATGA
- a CDS encoding polysaccharide pyruvyl transferase family protein, translating to MTTAAILYGAFDRHNLGDLLLAHVSAALLGGTPLTFTGLAARDLRAHGGHCVRALAEVASSWRGAPPALIHVGGELLTCHAWQAAVMLQPAQQARQAIAYFEPRPQEQLQWVRRTLGTPALAPYAAPIEWIPPGARVVYHAVGGVDLAAESPALREEVTARLRAADLVSARDRLTLAALQQAGIEARLVPDPALLVEVLFRDRIARRAKQGEVAALRAAWPDGFVALQLSADFGDDRTLDTLAAQIDALVADSGCGVVCFCAGIAPWHDDPRLGERLMARRPEAPLKRFGSVDVWDLCALISASRAYAGSSLHGRLVAMAFGVPRVNLRPPASPAQARKLAAVAEAWEPHGVPIAVPPNEMAQGVRLSMAVEAALRQETASRLVQQSLAGFAPVQSLLGLTPTALKNV from the coding sequence ATGACCACCGCTGCCATCCTCTACGGCGCCTTCGACCGGCACAATCTCGGCGATCTGCTGCTCGCACACGTGAGTGCCGCGCTGCTGGGCGGCACGCCGTTGACTTTCACGGGGCTGGCGGCGCGCGACCTGCGTGCACACGGCGGCCATTGCGTGCGCGCGTTGGCGGAGGTCGCGTCGTCCTGGCGCGGCGCGCCGCCGGCGCTGATCCATGTCGGCGGCGAGCTGCTCACCTGCCACGCCTGGCAGGCGGCCGTGATGCTGCAGCCGGCCCAGCAGGCGCGGCAGGCCATCGCGTACTTCGAGCCCCGGCCGCAGGAGCAGCTGCAGTGGGTTCGCCGCACGCTCGGCACCCCGGCGCTCGCGCCGTACGCGGCGCCGATCGAGTGGATCCCGCCCGGCGCACGGGTGGTCTACCACGCGGTGGGCGGGGTCGACCTGGCGGCCGAATCGCCGGCGCTGCGCGAAGAAGTGACGGCCAGGCTGCGGGCCGCCGATCTGGTCAGCGCCCGCGATCGCCTGACGCTGGCCGCCCTGCAACAAGCCGGCATCGAGGCACGGCTGGTTCCCGACCCCGCGCTGCTGGTCGAGGTGCTCTTCCGCGATCGCATCGCCCGGCGCGCCAAGCAGGGGGAAGTGGCTGCGCTGCGCGCGGCGTGGCCGGACGGGTTCGTGGCGCTGCAGCTCAGCGCCGACTTCGGCGACGACCGCACGCTGGACACCCTGGCGGCGCAGATCGATGCACTCGTCGCCGACAGCGGCTGCGGCGTCGTCTGCTTCTGCGCCGGTATCGCCCCGTGGCATGACGATCCCCGGCTGGGCGAACGCCTCATGGCGCGCCGGCCCGAGGCACCGCTCAAGCGCTTCGGGTCAGTGGATGTGTGGGACCTCTGTGCACTCATCTCCGCGAGCCGTGCCTACGCCGGCAGCAGCCTGCATGGCCGCCTCGTGGCGATGGCCTTCGGCGTGCCGCGTGTGAACCTGCGTCCACCGGCGTCGCCGGCACAGGCGCGCAAGCTGGCCGCCGTGGCCGAAGCCTGGGAGCCGCACGGCGTGCCCATCGCGGTGCCGCCGAACGAGATGGCGCAAGGCGTTCGCCTCTCGATGGCGGTGGAGGCGGCGCTGCGGCAGGAGACCGCCTCGCGCCTGGTGCAGCAATCACTGGCCGGCTTTGCTCCCGTTCAGTCGCTGCTCGGCCTGACGCCCACGGCCTTGAAGAACGTGTAG
- the serC gene encoding 3-phosphoserine/phosphohydroxythreonine transaminase, whose translation MTRVFNFSAGPAALPEEVLRQAAAEMLDWHGSGMSVMEMSHRGKEFIAIHAEAEKLARELLAIPSNYKVLFLQGGAIGQNAFVPMNLLRGRTSADYVNTGEWSKKSIKEARKYAAVNVAASSEADGFTSVPKQADWKLDPNAAYVHICSNETIGGVEYHWTPDTGDVPLVSDMSSNIMSRPIDVSRYGLIYAGAQKNMGPSGLTLVIVRDDLIGQALPITPSAFDLKQQADNDSMLNTPPTFAIYIAGLTFNWIKRQGGLAAMERHNRDKAAVLYDYLETTSFYVCPVARDDRSLMNVPFKLRDDALTDSFLKGAEARGMVQLKGHRSVGGVRASIYNAMPIEGVKALVAYMKEFEKNQG comes from the coding sequence ATGACCCGCGTTTTCAACTTCAGCGCCGGACCGGCTGCCCTGCCCGAGGAGGTGCTGCGGCAGGCCGCCGCCGAGATGCTCGATTGGCACGGATCGGGCATGTCGGTGATGGAGATGAGCCACCGCGGCAAGGAGTTCATCGCGATCCACGCGGAGGCCGAGAAGCTGGCGCGCGAGCTGCTCGCGATTCCTTCCAATTACAAGGTGCTCTTCCTGCAGGGCGGCGCGATCGGGCAGAACGCCTTCGTGCCGATGAACCTGCTGCGCGGCAGGACCAGCGCCGACTACGTCAACACCGGCGAGTGGTCCAAGAAGTCGATCAAGGAAGCCAGGAAGTACGCCGCCGTCAACGTGGCGGCCAGCTCGGAGGCGGACGGCTTCACCTCGGTGCCCAAGCAGGCCGACTGGAAGCTCGACCCCAATGCTGCCTACGTGCACATCTGCTCCAACGAGACCATCGGCGGCGTGGAATACCACTGGACGCCCGACACCGGCGACGTGCCCCTGGTGTCCGACATGTCGTCGAACATCATGTCGCGTCCGATCGACGTCAGCCGCTACGGCCTCATCTACGCCGGCGCGCAGAAGAACATGGGACCGTCGGGCCTCACGCTGGTCATCGTGCGCGACGACCTGATCGGCCAGGCGCTGCCGATCACGCCGTCGGCGTTCGACCTGAAGCAGCAGGCCGACAACGACTCCATGCTCAACACGCCGCCCACCTTCGCCATCTACATCGCCGGGCTCACCTTCAACTGGATCAAGCGCCAGGGCGGCCTGGCGGCGATGGAGCGGCACAACCGCGACAAGGCCGCGGTGCTGTACGACTACCTCGAGACCACCTCCTTCTACGTCTGCCCGGTGGCCAGGGACGACCGTTCGCTGATGAACGTCCCCTTCAAGCTGCGCGACGACGCGCTGACCGACTCCTTCCTGAAGGGCGCTGAGGCGCGCGGCATGGTGCAGCTCAAGGGCCACCGCTCGGTGGGCGGCGTTCGGGCGTCGATCTACAACGCGATGCCGATCGAGGGAGTGAAAGCACTCGTCGCCTACATGAAGGAGTTCGAGAAGAATCAAGGATGA